The window GCTTCAAATTCTTCTGGATCGAAATTGACTGTTCTTATTGCGTTTGCCGTCGATGTTTATAAATTGTAagattttaatgattttttatttaattttttttataatcataCTTTGTTCTTTATAAAAGTGAAAATTCACAATATTCTTATGTAGGAAAATTTGGACTTGCATTGTGCGGTAATGAGCAAGAATCTTTATATCGAATTATTTTATATACGGCCAAAAATCAGCCGATCTGTTCGGCTACAATATCGGAAAATTTTCCCTTTCTTGTTAGTTGTTAacaattttgtatttttcatttgttatcattcattatttttttttcatagtgtcagcaaaaaaattattgcctTATTCAGGATGACCAACGACAAAAATGGTCCATATTGTTTAGCAGTCATTCCGACGTATGTCAATTTTGTCGCCATCTTgctcattgtttgttttccgTTCGATTCATAAAACATAGTGATAATGGTGACATTTCAGTTAAACAACCATTAGGTTTTCATGAACaactcaatgatgattggagTAAAAAATACGAATTGATGAATACTTTGATCTGTTTTCGGTTAGAAATTACTGCGTTCGAACAGAATTATTCCTTGCATTCTAATCTTCGAGGCTCTGCCATTTGGCTTGAAGAATCTGTACATCGATGTGCATTAAAAGATGATAACCGGCAATTATTCAAATGGATTTGTAAGAATCCTGGTGATCGTTATTACCTTGTCATACCATACTcacaatttgatcattatcgaaaAATCATTCCGATTGAAAAGCTTGACAAATTtgttaaacaaaaacaagataaAATCTGGAAAATAGCCATAGAAATCGAAATGGTCGGTTTTGAAGCAGTTGAACCAACAAATCTAGAATCTagtcatcaatcatcatccgaaACTCTTGAAACAAAAGATAAGAGTATAGATTTAGCAACGAAAATGTCACGAATCGGAGCTATGCCAATCTTTCCATTAAtccaacaaattcaaaacacTGCAGATATTCAACGTTCAACAaccagaaatgaaattgaagaaattcacaatgatgatcaacagcTTCGAGATGATAATCCAAATAGATCATCGGTTAATTCTTtagattattttcaaaattttttacaaactaaatttgatttgattacaaaaaatttcgaagATTTAAAGCATCAAATCGACATTAGTAAAAAATCGAACGATAACAATATTTTACAACATACCAATCTTACACTAGATTCGGCCCTTCTAATGAATTCAATAcagaaaattattgatgaaaatcataaaCTCAAATCAGaaatcgaagaaaaaaaattggaaacaaCTCGTGTGCAACAGAAactatttcaaatgattgatcgTGGCGATACCGGTTGTTTATCTCCACCGAATGctgaattaattttaaaattaaaagaaGAGATAGTCGATCTTAAAGATCGAATCCAAAGACTCAAAGAGGAAAACTACCGGTCAATGCAAATAAATTATCCAGCACCTAGACCACGAGCTCgtaatcaaatgaaacaaatatttCATGATATTCGTGAACGATTCAATCTTCATCCTAAGCTGGAATCTTTATCGGAACAAAATCGACAACTAGTTGATGATGTTCTTGCCGAAGTGTTGACAATGCAGATTGAATCCAGTGATTCATTTACTATCCATAATAATGTTtctcataataatcatgatgacgaGCATGAACAGCTGAAACAAGAACCAACTATTTAAATTGATAGgcaatttttaatcaaaagaATAACTCGTCGAATTTGAAATGTGATTGTATTCATCTGTTTTGTATGTTCTcatatgaattttaaattgaaaaaataagaaaattcaaaaaaaaatcaataaaaaaccaCTTTTTTAGTTCAGATATGATTCATAATGACACATAAATGAAACTCGGAAATCggtttcgaattttttttcctgactatcctttatgatgatcattttataaTCGACGtcgcaacaaaaaaaaatcattttcaatgtttctgCATATGCTATCTGAATGTTGATGTATTTGTtcgaaatgataatttttttgttttgtttatttcgtcaaaacattcaaatattaataaaaCATTAGCCGCATTGTTTATCTGCTTGTGTGTCTATTTGAATGCAACCAATGTTACGGAACAACAGTCacaatttgaaacaaacaacgaataatatttctattttttcattggtcaTTATGTTTTGTATAGAAACATCGGATACATCTAATCGTCTATCCATTCATCTTTAAGGCGAACATATTatcggaaattttttttttcataacttttttttcggaagcaacaacaacaacaacagcattaTATATGTAGAtggattcgatgatgattgaaacaaattattcaCTTTATAAGCCATCTGTTGCATATcatattgttgattgtttagaaatttttctcCCTTAAAATGCTACCACGGTAGCCACGAATTTCTGCttcaatgaatgacaatTATATGACGAAGACAAgacaatattgttgttgtacataCAATGCATGCCATGTTTTGATGgaatgattgatcgattaatcatcatcatacaaagaTAAAATACATGTTGAGATTTGAAattatcgttttttattattacatgaCCGAACCGATCATTTCCGAAAGAATTAGGAAATCAATTGCAAATTATCATACGTCATTTATTGATGTGCTAGatggaatttgttttttttagttacaagattctttttgtttgttcgaatTTTCTCTGGCTTTTCATTAGAATCAgttttattggaaaaaatgttttcattgaacaaattcttttttttctcttgttatTGTGCTCGTGCATGTAgtgatccatcatcataatcatcatcttaatcCATCTAAAACTACCAAATCCTACAACatcgaatatgatgataatccacAAAAATACACGCAATAATTTAGCTAAAAATAGCTTTTCCATtggctcatcatcatcactatgatgcgtgaaataaaatgaaaatgaccaCAACTGACGTTAACGAACAACATAGTCGGCCGTCTTTTCTTCAATCCATATTATGATGAACGCAAAATCATGAAagttgaaaaagaaaatgaaatgatatctcacaattcatatattcaaaCCACAACCCAAATTGTAAACGTGTGATTCgaccaatgaatgaatgagtcgtcggacatcatcattgtcagaaaaaaagaaaagaaaattgttcaagcttcccatcattatcatctattctcatcatcaaactaccacaatggcgatgatgataagtttaaattatttttttttttgctattgaCTACCGCTTTTTCAACACTTTATATTTATCaccaaatataaatatattgaatcatATATAGTGTTAAAAATATCAGATTCGAATCCTTTGCTATGACGTTTGTTGCCTATCACTATTTTAacttattttgattttcttttctttatatATCATCGTTTACCGATAAAAAacgatagaaaaaaatttgaaaacatgTGTCTGGATGtgatttttggtttttaaaacatacaattgattgaatttcataaattttgtAACGGaaaatgaaagtttttttttcattagatTAGATTTCACTTGTCTACACAAGCgatagtttttttcaatttgtttaattcaa of the Dermatophagoides farinae isolate YC_2012a chromosome 1, ASM2471394v1, whole genome shotgun sequence genome contains:
- the LOC124491822 gene encoding uncharacterized protein LOC124491822; the protein is MLKLDSNDDDDEVEIMKSKSKLSNIFDDDGDNNLIEDSKSRLFYKPKQNKKTEEKSSRRSSSASNSSGSKLTVLIAFAVDVYKFENSQYSYVGKFGLALCGNEQESLYRIILYTAKNQPICSATISENFPFLCQQKNYCLIQDDQRQKWSILFSSHSDVCQFCRHLAHCLFSVRFIKHSDNGDISVKQPLGFHEQLNDDWSKKYELMNTLICFRLEITAFEQNYSLHSNLRGSAIWLEESVHRCALKDDNRQLFKWICKNPGDRYYLVIPYSQFDHYRKIIPIEKLDKFVKQKQDKIWKIAIEIEMVGFEAVEPTNLESSHQSSSETLETKDKSIDLATKMSRIGAMPIFPLIQQIQNTADIQRSTTRNEIEEIHNDDQQLRDDNPNRSSVNSLDYFQNFLQTKFDLITKNFEDLKHQIDISKKSNDNNILQHTNLTLDSALLMNSIQKIIDENHKLKSEIEEKKLETTRVQQKLFQMIDRGDTGCLSPPNAELILKLKEEIVDLKDRIQRLKEENYRSMQINYPAPRPRARNQMKQIFHDIRERFNLHPKLESLSEQNRQLVDDVLAEVLTMQIESSDSFTIHNNVSHNNHDDEHEQLKQEPTI